Proteins encoded in a region of the Streptomyces sp. NBC_00258 genome:
- a CDS encoding phospholipase D-like domain-containing protein — protein MARVRLKGTGRHRAVKPVKGGRQAVALATVLSAAGGQAVMSAGTAQAVDNPAWTEGPIFNDPLGTADQQTVIRTRLIELTNSALPGSTIKVAVYHVWEASVVNALVAAKNRGVDVQVLLDESSISDRPTNTAYGTLASGLGTDRTQSSYVATCPENKSCLGDPKFGQSIMHNKFWLFSAVEGATNVVVETTSNSTPSAHTKFFNDALLLPNNPTMYDAYADYFDTMVAQDWESWNYRTVSNGLYKAYFFPRAGNTRATDTVYSILNNVTCKYKDTAGVTQSTKVRVAIFKITRLAIAEKLVSLKKAGCSVSIVYAESDSAKSSGGTKGTWEKLHTTGGPTVRCYNDDRDPLNPGQKLSTPYIIHSKYILIDGMYDGVKNKVSFTGSGNYTGPALRENDESIVKVDDDAVHDMYKVHFDRVTKVAYPGTADTTDLCKGVKPLPDDGEKPTT, from the coding sequence ATGGCGCGCGTGCGCCTGAAGGGCACTGGGCGACACCGTGCCGTAAAGCCGGTCAAGGGCGGGCGGCAGGCCGTCGCGCTGGCCACTGTGCTGTCCGCGGCGGGCGGACAGGCCGTCATGTCGGCGGGTACCGCACAGGCCGTGGACAACCCGGCGTGGACCGAGGGGCCGATCTTCAACGACCCGCTCGGCACGGCCGACCAGCAGACCGTGATTCGCACCCGGCTCATCGAGCTGACGAACTCCGCGCTGCCCGGCTCCACGATCAAGGTCGCGGTCTACCACGTCTGGGAGGCCTCGGTCGTCAACGCGCTCGTGGCGGCCAAGAACCGCGGCGTCGACGTCCAGGTGCTGCTCGACGAGTCCAGCATCAGCGACCGGCCCACCAACACCGCGTACGGCACGCTGGCCTCGGGGCTCGGCACGGACCGTACGCAGAGTTCGTACGTCGCGACCTGCCCGGAGAACAAGTCGTGCCTCGGCGACCCGAAGTTCGGGCAGTCGATCATGCACAACAAGTTCTGGCTGTTCTCGGCGGTCGAGGGCGCCACGAACGTGGTCGTCGAGACCACCTCGAACTCCACGCCGTCGGCGCACACCAAGTTCTTCAACGACGCGCTGCTGCTGCCGAACAACCCGACGATGTACGACGCGTACGCGGACTACTTCGACACGATGGTCGCGCAGGACTGGGAGTCCTGGAACTACCGCACGGTGAGCAACGGCCTCTACAAGGCGTACTTCTTCCCGCGGGCCGGCAACACCCGGGCCACCGACACGGTGTACTCGATCCTCAACAACGTGACCTGCAAGTACAAGGACACCGCAGGCGTCACGCAGTCGACCAAGGTCCGGGTGGCGATCTTCAAGATCACACGGCTGGCCATCGCGGAGAAGCTGGTCTCGCTGAAGAAGGCGGGCTGCTCCGTGAGCATCGTCTACGCGGAGTCCGACAGTGCCAAGAGCAGCGGCGGCACCAAGGGCACGTGGGAGAAGCTGCACACCACCGGCGGTCCGACCGTGCGCTGCTACAACGACGACCGGGACCCGCTGAACCCCGGCCAGAAGCTGTCGACGCCGTACATCATCCACTCCAAGTACATCCTCATCGACGGCATGTACGACGGCGTGAAGAACAAGGTCAGCTTCACCGGCTCCGGCAACTACACGGGCCCCGCGCTGCGCGAGAACGACGAGTCGATCGTGAAGGTCGACGACGACGCCGTGCACGACATGTACAAGGTCCACTTCGACCGGGTGACCAAGGTGGCCTACCCGGGCACGGCGGACACCACGGACCTGTGCAAGGGCGTGAAGCCGCTGCCCGACGACGGCGAGAAGCCGACCACCTAG
- the rplU gene encoding 50S ribosomal protein L21 yields MYAIVRSGGRQHKVAVGDIVEVDKISTAKVGDTVELSTLLVVDGDAVTSDPWVLAGIKVQAEIVDHHKGVKIDILRYKNKTGYRRRQGHRQQYTAIKVTEIPAAAK; encoded by the coding sequence GTGTACGCCATCGTGCGCAGCGGTGGTCGCCAGCACAAGGTTGCTGTCGGCGACATCGTTGAGGTTGACAAGATTTCCACTGCCAAGGTTGGCGACACGGTCGAGCTCTCGACCCTGCTCGTTGTCGACGGCGACGCCGTGACCAGCGACCCCTGGGTCCTTGCCGGCATCAAGGTCCAGGCCGAGATCGTGGATCACCACAAGGGTGTCAAGATCGACATCCTTCGCTACAAGAACAAGACCGGCTACCGCCGTCGTCAGGGCCACCGCCAGCAGTACACGGCGATCAAGGTCACTGAGATCCCCGCGGCTGCGAAGTAA
- the rpmA gene encoding 50S ribosomal protein L27 produces the protein MAHKKGASSTRNGRDSNAQRLGVKRFGGQVVNAGEILVRQRGTHFHPGASVGRGKDDTLFALAAGAVEFGTHRGRKVVNIVPVA, from the coding sequence ATGGCACACAAGAAGGGCGCATCGTCCACCCGGAACGGTCGCGACTCCAATGCTCAGCGGCTCGGCGTGAAGCGCTTCGGCGGTCAGGTCGTCAACGCCGGTGAGATCCTGGTCCGCCAGCGCGGCACCCACTTCCACCCCGGCGCGAGCGTCGGCCGCGGCAAGGACGACACGCTGTTCGCCCTCGCCGCCGGTGCGGTGGAGTTCGGTACTCACCGTGGCCGCAAGGTCGTGAACATCGTTCCGGTCGCCTGA
- the obgE gene encoding GTPase ObgE, with amino-acid sequence MTTFVDRVELHVAAGSGGHGCASVHREKFKPLGGPDGGNGGRGGDVILVVDQSVTTLLDYHHSPHRKATNGKPGAGDNRSGKDGQDLVLPVPDGTVIQDKAGNVLADLVGQGTTYVAAQGGRGGLGNAALASARRKAPGFALLGVPGDLQDIVLELKTVADVALVGYPSAGKSSLISVLSAAKPKIADYPFTTLVPNLGVVTAGSTVYTIADVPGLIPGASQGKGLGLEFLRHVERCEVLVHVLDTATLESDRDPVSDLDIIEEELKQYGGLGNRPRLVVLNKIDVPDGKDLAEMVRPDLEARGYQVFEVSAVAHTGLKELSFALAGLVGEARAAKPEEEATRIVIRPKAVDDAGFTVVQEGDGLFRVRGEKPERWVRQTDFSNDEAVGYLADRLNRLGVEDSLMKAGARHGDGVAIGPEENAVVFDWEPTVMAGAEMLGRRGEDHRFEAPRPAVTRRREKQAERDEADQEFDDFDPF; translated from the coding sequence ATGACCACCTTCGTGGACCGCGTCGAGCTGCATGTCGCCGCGGGTAGCGGAGGTCACGGCTGTGCCTCCGTCCACCGGGAGAAGTTCAAGCCGCTCGGCGGCCCGGACGGTGGCAACGGCGGCCGTGGCGGTGACGTGATCCTGGTCGTCGACCAGTCCGTCACCACGCTCCTCGACTACCACCACTCCCCGCACCGCAAGGCCACCAACGGCAAGCCCGGCGCGGGCGACAACCGCTCCGGCAAGGACGGCCAGGACCTGGTCCTGCCGGTCCCGGACGGCACGGTGATCCAGGACAAGGCGGGGAACGTACTCGCGGACCTGGTGGGCCAGGGCACCACCTACGTCGCCGCACAGGGCGGCCGGGGCGGCCTCGGCAACGCGGCGCTGGCCTCGGCCCGCCGCAAGGCCCCCGGCTTCGCGCTGCTCGGCGTGCCCGGTGACCTCCAGGACATCGTCCTGGAGCTGAAGACGGTCGCGGACGTCGCGCTCGTCGGCTACCCGAGCGCGGGCAAGTCCTCGCTGATCTCGGTCCTGTCGGCCGCCAAGCCGAAGATCGCGGACTACCCGTTCACGACCCTCGTCCCCAACCTCGGTGTGGTGACGGCGGGTTCGACCGTCTACACGATCGCGGACGTGCCGGGACTGATCCCCGGGGCGAGCCAGGGCAAGGGCCTCGGCCTGGAGTTCCTGCGCCATGTGGAGCGCTGCGAGGTGCTCGTCCACGTCCTCGACACGGCGACCCTGGAGTCCGACCGTGACCCGGTCTCCGACCTCGACATCATCGAGGAGGAGCTGAAGCAGTACGGCGGTCTCGGCAACCGGCCGCGGCTGGTCGTCCTCAACAAGATCGACGTACCGGACGGCAAGGACCTGGCCGAGATGGTCCGCCCGGATCTGGAGGCGCGCGGCTACCAGGTCTTCGAGGTCTCCGCGGTGGCCCACACGGGCCTCAAGGAGCTCTCCTTCGCCCTCGCCGGCCTGGTCGGTGAGGCCCGTGCTGCGAAGCCCGAGGAGGAGGCCACCCGAATCGTCATCCGCCCGAAGGCGGTCGACGACGCCGGCTTCACGGTGGTCCAGGAGGGGGACGGACTCTTCCGCGTACGGGGTGAGAAGCCCGAGCGCTGGGTCCGTCAGACCGACTTCAGCAACGACGAGGCCGTCGGCTACCTCGCCGACCGGCTCAACCGCCTCGGTGTGGAGGACTCGCTGATGAAGGCGGGCGCCCGGCACGGGGACGGGGTCGCCATCGGCCCCGAGGAGAACGCGGTCGTCTTCGACTGGGAGCCGACGGTCATGGCCGGCGCCGAGATGCTCGGGCGCCGCGGTGAGGACCATCGTTTCGAGGCGCCTCGGCCCGCCGTCACTCGGCGGCGCGAGAAGCAGGCGGAGCGGGACGAGGCGGACCAGGAGTTCGACGACTTCGACCCGTTCTAG
- the proB gene encoding glutamate 5-kinase — protein MAEARRIVVKVGSSSLTTASGGLDADRVDALVDVLAKGRSGGEKEIVLVSSGAIAAGLAPLGLRRRPKDLARQQAAASVGQGLLVARYTASCARYGVRVGQVLLTSDDMSRRAHHRNASRTLDKLLAMGALPVVNENDTVATDEIRFGDNDRLAALVAHLVRADLLVLLSDVDGVYDGDPSKPGTTRIAEVRTPADLAHVDIGSAGKAGVGTGGMVTKVEAARIAAAAGIPVVLTSAVHAADALAGRDTGTYFHATGRRSADRLLWLQHASTPQGALTLDDGAVRAVVERRTSLLPAGIAAVEGDFTAGDPVELRDSAGRAVARGLVNFDAKEIPQLIGRSTHELARELGPAYEREVVHRDDLVLLHP, from the coding sequence GTGGCCGAGGCCCGCAGGATCGTCGTCAAGGTGGGCTCCTCGTCCCTGACCACCGCGTCCGGGGGCCTCGACGCCGACCGTGTGGACGCTCTCGTGGACGTCCTCGCCAAGGGCCGCAGCGGCGGTGAGAAGGAGATCGTCCTCGTCTCGTCCGGTGCCATCGCCGCGGGCCTCGCCCCGCTGGGCCTGCGCCGCCGCCCCAAGGACCTCGCCCGCCAGCAGGCCGCCGCCAGCGTCGGCCAGGGGCTCCTGGTCGCCCGCTACACCGCCTCCTGCGCCCGCTACGGCGTCCGTGTCGGCCAGGTGCTGCTCACCTCCGACGACATGAGCCGCCGCGCCCACCACCGCAACGCCTCGCGCACCCTCGACAAGCTCCTCGCGATGGGCGCCCTGCCGGTCGTCAACGAGAACGACACCGTCGCCACGGACGAGATCCGCTTCGGCGACAACGACCGGCTCGCCGCCCTCGTCGCCCACCTCGTCCGCGCCGACCTGCTGGTCCTCCTCTCCGACGTGGACGGGGTGTACGACGGCGACCCCAGCAAGCCCGGTACGACGCGGATAGCGGAGGTGCGCACCCCGGCCGACCTCGCACACGTCGACATCGGCAGCGCGGGCAAGGCCGGCGTCGGCACCGGCGGCATGGTCACCAAGGTCGAGGCGGCCCGCATCGCGGCCGCGGCCGGCATTCCCGTCGTGCTGACGAGCGCGGTGCACGCCGCGGACGCCCTCGCGGGCCGGGACACCGGCACGTACTTCCACGCCACGGGCCGCCGTTCCGCCGACCGGCTGCTGTGGCTCCAGCACGCGTCGACCCCGCAGGGCGCCCTCACCCTCGACGACGGGGCCGTGCGCGCGGTCGTCGAGCGGCGTACGTCACTGCTGCCGGCCGGCATCGCGGCCGTCGAGGGCGACTTCACCGCGGGCGATCCCGTCGAACTGCGCGACAGCGCGGGCCGGGCGGTCGCCCGGGGGCTGGTGAACTTCGACGCCAAGGAGATCCCGCAGCTGATCGGCCGCTCCACGCACGAGCTGGCCCGCGAGCTGGGTCCCGCGTACGAACGCGAAGTCGTACACAGGGACGATCTGGTGCTGCTCCACCCGTAA
- a CDS encoding glutamate-5-semialdehyde dehydrogenase encodes MTTLSPYDSMSPVTQAAYRAKGAAADLAPLPRAEKDDALLAIADALEVRTSEIVEANAKDVERAREAGTSESVIDRLTLTPERIRAIASDVRDVVALPDPVGEVVRGSTLPNGIDLRQVRVPLGVVGIIYEARPNVTVDAAALCLKSGNAVLLRGSSSAYESNTALVRVLRDAVGGSGLPADAVQLVPGEGRESVRELMRARGLVDVLIPRGGASLIQTVVQESIVPVIETGTGNCHVYVDAHADLDMAIDILINSKAQRPSVCNAAETLLVHQDIAPEFLPRALDALADAGVTVHADERVLAYAKDSRATVVEATTEDWDTEYLSYDIAAAVVDSLDKAVAHIRLWSSGHTEAIVTTSQQAARRFTQLVDSTTVAVNASTRFTDGGQFGFGAEIGISTQKLHARGPMGLPELTSTKYIVTGDGHIRR; translated from the coding sequence ATGACCACGCTCTCGCCGTACGACTCGATGTCCCCGGTCACCCAGGCCGCCTACCGTGCCAAGGGCGCCGCCGCCGACCTCGCCCCGCTCCCGCGGGCCGAGAAGGACGACGCGTTGCTCGCGATCGCGGACGCGCTGGAGGTCCGTACGAGCGAGATCGTCGAGGCCAACGCCAAGGACGTCGAGCGCGCCCGTGAGGCCGGCACCAGCGAGTCGGTCATCGACCGGCTGACGCTCACCCCCGAGCGGATCCGCGCGATCGCCTCCGACGTACGGGACGTGGTGGCGCTGCCCGACCCGGTCGGCGAGGTCGTCCGCGGCTCGACCCTGCCCAACGGCATCGACCTGCGCCAGGTCCGCGTCCCGCTCGGCGTGGTCGGGATCATCTACGAGGCCCGCCCGAACGTGACCGTCGACGCGGCCGCCCTCTGCCTGAAGTCCGGCAACGCGGTGCTGCTGCGCGGCTCGTCCTCCGCGTACGAGTCCAACACCGCCCTCGTACGGGTCCTGCGCGACGCGGTGGGCGGCTCGGGCCTGCCCGCCGACGCCGTACAGCTCGTGCCGGGCGAGGGCCGGGAGTCCGTACGGGAGCTGATGCGTGCCCGCGGTCTCGTCGACGTGCTCATCCCGCGCGGCGGCGCCTCCCTGATCCAGACGGTCGTCCAGGAGTCCATCGTCCCGGTCATCGAGACCGGCACCGGCAACTGCCACGTCTACGTCGACGCGCACGCCGACCTCGACATGGCGATCGACATCCTGATCAACTCCAAGGCGCAGCGGCCCAGCGTCTGCAACGCCGCCGAGACGCTCCTCGTCCACCAGGACATCGCGCCCGAGTTCCTGCCGCGCGCCCTCGACGCCCTCGCGGACGCCGGTGTCACCGTGCACGCCGACGAGCGCGTCCTCGCGTACGCCAAGGACTCCAGGGCCACCGTGGTCGAGGCCACGACCGAGGACTGGGACACCGAGTACCTGTCGTACGACATCGCCGCCGCCGTCGTCGACTCGCTCGACAAGGCCGTGGCGCACATCCGGCTCTGGAGCTCCGGGCACACCGAGGCGATCGTCACCACCTCGCAGCAGGCGGCCCGCCGGTTCACCCAGCTGGTCGACTCCACGACGGTCGCCGTGAACGCGTCCACGCGCTTCACCGACGGCGGCCAGTTCGGCTTCGGCGCCGAGATCGGGATCTCCACGCAGAAGCTGCACGCGCGGGGGCCGATGGGGCTGCCGGAGCTGACGAGCACGAAGTACATCGTCACCGGCGACGGGCACATCCGCCGCTGA
- a CDS encoding SCO2584 family spore wall biosynthesis protein: MPEDVGGTPFPDGWEPDDDRDRGGADEEFASVVFDEAFVRAATVHEPTAVERLLAAAQARAEASEAEARQTHPRGVRGDDEFYEDGFGPDGRADFGHDPDLDDLDDRDVLHGGYGHPGTYGKQARWHRPVAWILALVMGIGMVALAFTAVYRGASSGSRDQVPAPASTGLEQGSGVGPSASADYSQPAVSAVPRTP, encoded by the coding sequence GTGCCGGAGGACGTGGGGGGCACGCCGTTCCCTGACGGCTGGGAGCCCGACGACGACCGCGACCGCGGGGGTGCGGACGAAGAGTTCGCCTCCGTGGTCTTCGACGAGGCCTTTGTACGGGCGGCCACGGTTCACGAACCGACCGCCGTCGAGCGCCTCCTTGCCGCTGCCCAGGCGAGAGCCGAGGCCTCCGAGGCCGAAGCGCGCCAGACACACCCCCGGGGGGTACGCGGCGACGACGAGTTCTACGAAGACGGATTCGGACCCGACGGCCGTGCTGATTTCGGCCACGACCCGGATCTGGACGACCTCGACGACCGCGACGTCCTGCACGGCGGCTACGGCCACCCCGGGACGTACGGGAAGCAGGCCCGCTGGCACCGTCCCGTCGCCTGGATACTCGCCCTCGTGATGGGAATCGGCATGGTCGCGCTCGCTTTCACCGCGGTCTACCGGGGAGCGTCCTCGGGCAGCCGGGACCAGGTCCCGGCGCCCGCCTCCACAGGCCTCGAACAGGGAAGCGGAGTGGGTCCCTCGGCCTCGGCCGACTATTCCCAGCCAGCCGTCTCGGCGGTGCCGCGCACGCCGTAG
- a CDS encoding SCO2583 family membrane protein: MGGPGDPPEGTPEGAPGGGEEEYRSVVFDESFVRAARLQEFSAQERIGDHAPAVRRRPQMRRGLSRQALILVLLIAVAFGTAIYMGVRHPYQTPAAKHPEPLRMTVIPLAPQNAVPGSTDIESLYAHSPADQFRIGAEGITLPASRRTAHFSDSQVVTALTTAKDYLVESSLDPDVLTGGATRSVRIRLDPQQLDQFDQSFERPTADGRHAPTGWLVRFDPNQAELADSGIRVQGTLSAAETDSDTLEVSADHTFVYALRPTGSDEKAKASLFTVRRELHFRFDRDDLRMHQTELVVSYVQAGPLACAEDATNHLRPLLAGETAKAGGPAGTDPYATGSATSLCGSLAASAQPKL; encoded by the coding sequence ATGGGCGGACCTGGAGACCCACCTGAGGGGACCCCCGAGGGTGCTCCTGGTGGTGGCGAGGAAGAATACCGATCCGTCGTCTTCGACGAGTCGTTCGTCAGGGCTGCCCGCCTCCAGGAGTTCTCCGCACAGGAGCGGATCGGCGACCACGCCCCGGCAGTCCGCCGCCGTCCACAGATGCGGCGGGGCCTGTCCCGGCAGGCGCTGATCCTCGTCCTGCTGATCGCCGTGGCCTTCGGTACCGCGATCTACATGGGCGTACGTCATCCGTACCAGACGCCTGCCGCGAAGCACCCCGAGCCGCTGCGGATGACCGTGATACCGCTCGCGCCGCAGAACGCCGTGCCCGGCTCCACCGACATCGAGTCGCTGTACGCGCACAGCCCGGCCGACCAGTTCCGCATCGGCGCCGAGGGCATCACGCTGCCCGCCTCCCGGCGCACCGCCCACTTCTCCGACAGCCAGGTCGTCACCGCGCTGACCACGGCGAAGGACTACCTCGTCGAGTCCTCGCTCGACCCGGACGTCCTCACCGGCGGCGCCACCCGGTCCGTGCGGATACGGCTCGACCCGCAGCAGCTCGACCAGTTCGACCAGAGCTTCGAGCGGCCCACCGCGGACGGGCGGCACGCGCCCACCGGCTGGCTGGTCCGCTTCGACCCCAACCAGGCGGAGCTGGCCGACAGCGGGATCCGGGTGCAGGGCACGCTGTCGGCCGCCGAGACCGACTCCGACACCCTTGAGGTCAGCGCCGACCACACCTTCGTCTACGCCCTGCGGCCGACCGGCTCGGACGAGAAGGCCAAGGCCTCGCTGTTCACCGTGCGACGCGAGCTGCACTTCCGGTTCGACCGTGACGACCTGCGCATGCACCAGACAGAGCTGGTCGTCTCGTACGTCCAGGCCGGGCCGCTGGCCTGCGCCGAGGACGCGACGAACCATCTGCGCCCGCTGCTCGCGGGCGAGACGGCCAAGGCGGGCGGCCCGGCCGGCACCGACCCGTACGCGACGGGCAGCGCCACGTCGCTGTGCGGCTCACTGGCGGCCAGCGCCCAGCCGAAGCTGTAG
- a CDS encoding M48 family metallopeptidase — translation MPEESHENVPSRQRRRFEGISSRAYEHPADRSALVALRKLSGFDTVFKALSGLLPERSLRLLFLSDSVRVSDAQFAHLNVMLRDACYILDLEKVPPMYVNQDPQPNAMCIGLDEPIIVVTTGLVELLDEEEMRAVIGHEVGHALSGHSVYRTILLFLTSLALRVAWIPLGNLAIMAIVTALREWFRKSELSADRAGLLVGQDLKASMRGLMKIAGGNHLHEMNVDAFLAQAEEYEAGGDLRDSVLKILNVMPRSHPFTTVRAAELKKWAESRDYQRIMDGHYPRRDEDGDTSVTDSFRQSAASYATDVKNSKDPLMKLVSDIAGGAGDLGGRVRRGFGGFATGAGGASSSSPTDQPPTDRPDDESPNGSNGTV, via the coding sequence ATGCCAGAAGAAAGCCACGAGAACGTACCGAGCAGGCAGCGCCGGCGCTTCGAGGGGATCTCCTCCCGGGCGTACGAACACCCGGCGGACCGCTCGGCCCTGGTCGCCCTGCGCAAGCTCAGCGGCTTCGACACCGTTTTCAAGGCGCTCAGCGGCCTGCTCCCGGAGCGCAGTCTGAGGCTGCTGTTCCTGTCGGACTCGGTGCGCGTCTCGGACGCCCAGTTCGCGCACCTGAACGTCATGCTGCGCGACGCCTGTTACATCCTGGACCTGGAGAAGGTCCCGCCGATGTACGTCAACCAGGACCCGCAGCCGAACGCGATGTGCATCGGTCTGGACGAGCCGATCATCGTCGTCACCACCGGCCTCGTGGAGCTGCTCGACGAGGAGGAGATGCGGGCGGTCATCGGCCACGAGGTGGGCCACGCGCTGTCCGGCCACTCCGTCTACCGCACGATCCTGCTCTTCCTGACCAGCCTCGCCCTGCGAGTGGCGTGGATCCCGCTCGGCAACCTCGCGATCATGGCGATCGTGACCGCCCTGCGTGAGTGGTTCCGCAAGTCCGAGCTGTCCGCGGACCGCGCCGGTCTCCTGGTCGGTCAGGACCTGAAGGCGTCGATGCGCGGCCTGATGAAGATCGCGGGCGGCAACCACCTGCACGAGATGAACGTGGACGCGTTCCTCGCCCAGGCCGAGGAGTACGAGGCCGGCGGCGACCTCCGCGACTCGGTGCTCAAGATCCTCAACGTCATGCCCCGCTCCCACCCCTTCACCACGGTCCGGGCGGCCGAGCTGAAGAAGTGGGCCGAGTCCCGCGACTACCAGCGGATCATGGACGGCCACTACCCGCGCCGGGACGAGGACGGGGACACCTCGGTCACGGACTCCTTCCGCCAGTCGGCGGCCAGCTACGCGACGGACGTCAAGAACTCGAAGGACCCGCTGATGAAGCTGGTCAGCGACATCGCGGGCGGCGCGGGCGACCTCGGCGGCCGGGTCCGGCGCGGCTTCGGCGGCTTCGCGACCGGCGCCGGAGGCGCGAGCAGCAGCTCCCCCACGGACCAGCCGCCCACCGACCGCCCGGACGACGAAAGCCCCAACGGAAGCAACGGCACGGTCTGA
- the nadD gene encoding nicotinate-nucleotide adenylyltransferase, producing MGEQDMPTGPAGGTARSARRGPGRGPSNPGKRRLGVMGGTFDPIHHGHLVAASEVAAQFHLDEVVFVPTGQPWQKSDRKVSPAEDRYLMTVIATAENPQFSVSRIDIDRGGPTYTTDTLRDLRVLNPDADLFFITGADALGQILTWRDAEELFSLAHFIGVTRPGHILTDTGLPEGGVSLVEVPALAISSTDCRARVAKGDPVWYLVPDGVVRYIDKRELYRGE from the coding sequence ATGGGAGAGCAGGACATGCCTACCGGTCCGGCGGGCGGTACGGCGCGCAGCGCACGGCGCGGCCCCGGAAGGGGTCCGTCGAACCCGGGAAAGCGCCGCCTCGGTGTCATGGGCGGAACGTTTGACCCGATCCACCACGGGCACCTCGTGGCGGCCAGCGAGGTCGCCGCGCAGTTCCACCTCGACGAGGTGGTGTTCGTGCCGACCGGACAGCCGTGGCAGAAGAGCGACCGCAAGGTCTCCCCGGCCGAGGACCGCTACCTGATGACGGTCATCGCGACCGCCGAGAACCCGCAGTTCTCCGTGAGCCGCATCGACATCGACCGCGGCGGCCCGACCTACACCACGGACACGCTGCGCGATCTGCGGGTGCTGAACCCCGACGCGGACCTCTTCTTCATCACCGGCGCCGACGCACTCGGTCAGATCCTCACCTGGCGCGACGCCGAAGAACTGTTCTCCCTCGCGCACTTCATCGGGGTCACCCGGCCCGGCCACATATTGACCGACACCGGTCTGCCGGAGGGCGGTGTCTCGCTCGTCGAGGTCCCCGCGCTCGCCATCTCGTCCACAGACTGCCGTGCCAGGGTCGCGAAGGGCGACCCGGTCTGGTATCTGGTGCCGGACGGTGTGGTGCGCTACATCGACAAGCGAGAGCTGTACCGCGGCGAGTGA